The DNA segment CGGGTATAGACTAGCGTTTAAGATCAACCTGTAGTTTCCTTTTGATCTCATAAGTAGCCTTGCTTTTCTTCTGCTATCAGTAGTGGTTGTTGATACGTTTACCTTGACTTGTCCTTTCCCACGCTCTTTCCATCCTCCTTGAAAAAAACTCGAACAATACTACTGAATCAGCTGTGAAAGCTgtttcttccttctcttctccTGTTTCAGCGCTCTGTGTGGTACCGAAGATAGAAGAGGTTCCATCGCTTGGGAGGCTGAAGCCGTAGGATGACAGTTGAGTGCGAGACACGGAACCTGAGGCAGTGGAACCGAAGGAGAaggaagaaacagagaaagCTGTGGTACTGGTGGGAAACCCTGAGAAAGCGTTTTTGCAATTTGAATGCAGGTGGAATGGGGGAAAAAAGGCTCCACTGTTATCAGTGCCTTCCTTTCCTTGTATCTCAGTCTGATCACCACCTGAAGAATCCTTGTCAACACCACCCTTACCAAAGTTGATGTTGTCATCTTTAGCCTTTTCTTCCCCAGCAGCATCTTGGACTtgggttgttgttgttgttgtttttgtctCATCTTTAGCTGTCTCTCCACCGTTAATGGCTGATCACTCTTGTCAACAGAGTCACTCCCCTTGGTGTTGTCATCTTTAGCCATTTCAGTCTCTTCCCCAGCTGCATCTTTTACTGTTATTGTGTCATATTTAGTCTGACCACCATCAATAACTACCTTGGGGGCATCAGATCTTATTCCATCATAATGTGCCTCTTGTTTGTTGGTTACGGCGGCATCAACTCTGAGGATTCTTCTGGTAGCCAACACCTCCTCACTAGCAGTCTTGAAAGTACCACTCTCAAATGCACATGTGTCATCATCACTATCAAGACCACGAGAGAGCTCCCTCAAAGCACCTCTCTTTTTCGAAGGCTCTGAGTCCCCCATTGAATCAGGTGTACCTACAAACAAGATTAGATTCACAATCACGGTAAGAACCACCAAACAAAACCAGTACCAAtctaattcatatatatatgagcATCAAAACCATCACTGAAGAAATCACAATTCTTATTCTCAACTAAACTACgaagacaaaagaaaagaaacggAATCCGATTACTATGATCAGCTCATTTCCCGAGCAACGATGACCTCCAAAAAATGAGCATGAAAACAAACCCCTAAGACTCAGATCATTACAAGATGAGATTCCGAGAGActtacagagagagagagagagatgcccCCACAAGTAGCAGAGAACCCCTGACGACGCCGGAGTGAAAGTAGTAAGTAATCCAGGGAAGAATAAATAATCAAAAGCAAATCTTATATTAAATGCCCCATTTACTAAAGCGACTGTTGTACGAACACGTGTTCTTTCTGATATGATATTAAATCCATTTTTGATCCCCTTTTTTTTACAACAGAAAAAGCGGCTGCCGTACGAACACGTGTTCTTTCAGATTTGCCGTAGACAGACGAAGATTGTTTTGTAATAGTTTGATTTTGGAACATTTGTTCAAAGTGGGTTTGTAACTAGATCTGATCTCCCAAGTTTCGgttgaataaaaatttataattaaaaaaataaaataaataataaatccaTTTTTGAtccccttttttttctttcttttcttttactccttcaaataattaattaatagtcttACAATTTTTCCatcgatttttattattttgatagcCATGTCATTTTCCTCAAACTATGCACGAAGATGTTTTCATCACACCCTCACACTCCAATTCATAGCTTAAAATAAAggaatttatattatatgtacgatcaatttgtaaaaaaaacatgagctttgaaattctaaaagcaatgattttgtaaaagaaaaaacaagaaaataaactcTCTATTGTGTATACTTTATGATATAGAATGATCAATATCAGAGTGCCAAAAGACCAACCACCTGGGAGCTCACGAACAGATAAAAGAAAACCACACATCTTCCACCAAGAACTCATTCTCCAAACTGGATCCAAGTACTGTCACTAGCTATTGACCTGGGGTAAGCACtgcaaaacaaacacaaatgCAAAACGATTAGTTCCAACTTCCAAAACACTTACTgcaaaatgaatatattttaagaGAGACGAGTCTCCAGATCCTAGCCACATCAATGTGTAACAAAGTTATATAACTCATAACAACCTATCCCATCTCATTGCAAAACTCGATTATGATCAAATAAATAagggatgatgatgatatgtTAGAACAGGCCAACTTTTATTTGCCTTGGGAGGTTTCAAATGAATCACTCAAAAaaacaatctatatatattcttttgatttttcaacAATTGATCCTGGACTGACTTGCTTGCTTTTATTAGGCTGATTGGTTTCCTTTGTTAATCGTACCCCACTCTTCCTCACCCTCACTTCTATTAACAAGTACAGCACTACCATCTGTCGAGTCTTCATCAACGACTCCCTCTTCTTCTTGattcacttcttcttcttcttcttcatgctCTTCCTCTTCACCTCCTTCATTCTCTGCATCaccattttcttcttctacctGTACAgcatacaaacaaaaaaagaacacaatTAAACGAaccatttttttaaacaatacagTTCCCAAAATAACTTACCTCGTCATCCATGTCTCCATTTTCAATTGGTTCCTCTGCTTCAACTTGCAGGTTTCTGAAGGCTTCCACGAGAGTAGTGAAAGGTTGATCAGCGTGTGTTGCATAATTTTCTGCAGCAGCATAACCTCCCCTGTAGATAAACAAGAGTCAGTTTCTTTGTTTGACGACCAAACCAATGATACTCTCTGGGTGTGAGCTATCAACATTAACCATCTCAATGTGTAAAAATGAAGTGAAATAGTGAGTGGGCTACCTGTTCAGAAAATTCGTATACAAAACATAATGATCATTAGCTAATAAAATATGCTAGGAGTACCTCGCCTCTACAGCATTCGCTTCAACAGAAAGAGCAACTTGCCAATCCTCAAAAAGATTTGGGTACTCTTCAGGATCAGCCAAAGATTCTGCTGCTTTCGAATTAACCTGTCGAAAAGTCAAAGATAACTTTAAAGCCATATTACATTTTTTGTCATTCACCAAAAAAATTCATAGAAAGATGAGTAAATAACCTTGCTTAGATCTTTCCTCCAGAGAGCTACTATCTCTGAAACTTTGCTTGGAAGATAAGAACGTGCCATCAGAGCAGCTTCTGGTATCCGGTTgctgaaaaaaaagaaggaaaactTGTCATCGAGATAACACAAAGCATGTGGATTTGGATTTTATTAACCGACATTTTGAGCGCTAATGATGTACCTCTCCACCAATAACTGCAGACAATCTTCCAATCTACCCAGCatgaataaacaaagaaagGCGACATTGTTCTTTCCCTGCTCCTTAGCAAGAGATGCAAGGTTTGACATCCCTTCAGCATCTCCCGAAGAAGAATATAGTAATAGCAAACCACTCAAATCCATAGCGTACTTCATGCAATCCTCTGCCAATTGCAGCTATCATGATGAAACACACAAATTCAAATACAATCACTTAGATACTAGGTATCAAAGATGAATCCACGAAGATTAGAAGAAAATATATGCCATCTTAAAATCTACAAATAGCAACTTTATATTATCAATACAATGGAGTGTATGGAATTCGAATGATATAGCATTCGCACAGAGAGTTCAGTTTCTTAAAATTACCACTGCAAAACATTAGGACAGAATATTCTAAAGAAGATATACCTTGCCAGAAGACATGGCTAAGTCTCCTAACTGCTTCCATTTAGACTCACTCTGCACTTCTTCAGCGATTTCCTACAAGTATGGAAAACAAGGATAAAAAACCAAATTgctaagtaaataaataaagtcAAAATACTTCTTAAAAATTCAACCATCACATATAATATTTACCTTGGCAATTTGAAGTCTACCCAATTGTATGGCAAGCTCAAATCTGTAGTCAGGATCTGTCGCAATTTCTAAAGCATCTTCAATCATTCCCCGAGACTCCAAGAAGTGAGCAATACTAACAATTTGAAGCAGTTCCAGAACAAAGTAAGAGAGATGTACACAAAATAGTGAAATACCGATAGAAGAGGGAAATGCAATATCAAGTTGAGTGAGTCCTCATAAACATCTTAACGTAGacaaaataacaatattattaGTAAACTGAATAACAAAGACCATTGGCAATCTAAAAATAACATCACTTAGGACATAGGACGCAGTAGGAGATAAGTTGCGGTACATATTGAATATGTAAATGTAGAAATTTAGACTAAAATAACTTGTCACGTACTTGTTATGCTGCTCTTTAGGGATTGTAGGTAAAATTTCATTGGCTTTGTCCAAATCACCCCGCATCACAAGAGTCTTGTATTCAATCAGGCTAAGCAGCAGGGTATATCCTATGACACTGCATTCCCAAGAAAGGTGAAATACGTTAGCATATTTTGAATGAACTATTAAACAATCTAATAAAAGACAGAAACAAAGGAACGTACTTGAATTCTTTGTCTACCAAGTAGACCCGGCCTTGATTGGCAATATAGCCTAACAAATACATTGGACGGTCCAAATGATACATTGTGGTTACCTGCCGTAAGTATATTAGCAGCTAAGATATAGAGTAACTCATAAAGATGATtggagaaatcaaaatacacgaAGAGTACCTCGCCTCCAACACAATAGTTAAGCTTCGAAGAAGAGTTGTTGTAAATGAAGCA comes from the Raphanus sativus cultivar WK10039 unplaced genomic scaffold, ASM80110v3 Scaffold3608, whole genome shotgun sequence genome and includes:
- the LOC108858906 gene encoding uncharacterized protein LOC108858906 — encoded protein: MGDSEPSKKRGALRELSRGLDSDDDTCAFESGTFKTASEEVLATRRILRVDAAVTNKQEAHYDGIRSDAPKVVIDGGQTKYDTITVKDAAGEETEMAKDDNTKGSDSVDKSDQPLTVERQLKMRQKQQQQQPKSKMLLGKKRLKMTTSTLVRVVLTRILQVVIRLRYKERKALITVEPFFPHSTCIQIAKTLSQGFPPVPQLSLFLPSPSVPLPQVPCLALNCHPTASASQAMEPLLSSVPHRALKQEKRRKKQLSQLIQ